A window of Benincasa hispida cultivar B227 chromosome 9, ASM972705v1, whole genome shotgun sequence genomic DNA:
tccactaaagattgacatctacactcttcatactacagatatatttctgtgtccattggatataaccaatcaacggtacaatgacctttcacaaattactcataagtacagttgagccaaattaccatttttcccttatagttacatctaactccttaagtaccactgatccctctaatgaacaatagattatagtcccactatgactaaacccctctctgggtaagagagagtgtggcgccacattgttcaagacccggaatcagcccttaagggagaaatttatctacatacccctgcttcagggaaggagtgaattccatcttgtgtaactaagttctcagctccccaatcagatgaatccccaaaatggtaggcttgttgagtcggcgatctgaccaccctcacccaaacaaatcaaaggatcactcgcataggcaggagttcacaactttcttaggattaaagtcatgttacctatggtcatccaagTGAAATGAAGgtttctattatgaacggcgttatataatgagactaaacatttcatggtccggtcttatataaacttctttgtatGGAATATCCCCGcccacatgtctaatacatgaatgatcaggatcagatcatttgtagcactttacaacatttgtaacacctacaagtgggccatactcgtagtatcaccaggataaggtacccagccttatctatatactacagaccatttaggttatcacttaaacatgatccacctatatgtctccacatacatgtttaagttacaatgataaccttggatgtcaGTTTATTGgcttgtggttaatgcaactaaaatatcatattttcatAGAcagagtgaataaaatatcaaatattattaatcacagaaacgtttgttcatacaaggtttacaaactataggatcctacaagatttagggcatcaactccaacacgCATGTGTTATGCTTGTCCAGCCCCTCGCATGCGCTCGCCCACATCCCAGTCACCATGCCTATGGAATGCCCACATATGTGATAGGATTGCCACTTACCTACGCATAGCCTTGCAGCCATCCTGCACGGTGACTACTGCGTGTGCCCACCAGCCCACACAATTAACCTTAAAAGTTGTATTTCCAAAAGTTGAACCTATTTTTGAGTAAGTAAGGCGGGTAAGTGAAGTTATTCAAATTTGAGGATATATTTAAGACAAAAGTTAATTTATTAGACTAATTTAGGATTTCCTTGAAATAAGTTGAATTCAAGGAAATAGGACCAAGAATCGTTCGGAGAAGATTGTAAGAAAAGCCACAACAAAAGACTATGGGTGGTTTCTACTCTCGCATGTCTTTGGATTGTATGtacatatatgttattatatatatatatgaatggtTTGAAAATTTGGCATGATCGGGAAATGTGTCTTCCTGGATTTTATTCATTGgtttcattgttgattggttcTTGTTGCTTTGGTGGAAAATGTGATGAAGTAAACATACAAAATGCGGAAGCTTATAGAattattaagcactctaattacacttcaTTTGAGTATAAAGcatgttaaaaaataatttttatacctttgtagattccctcCAAATCCTTGCTAATTTCCACAAATTTGACCTTCAAATcttcagtagaccaccaagaaaATCTTCTCTACCATTCTCAGCCTTGGaatgagtggtggaactcagaaTTCAAAGGGAATTTAGGTGGATTGGAGAGGATTTTAGAGCTTAGTTAAATTTTGCagaatttcaagaaaaatagcATGCAAAATATTCGTAGATTCtgaaaattgaagtatatattTAGCTCTAACATGCAAGCACTTTCTCAATATTGTTGATTGACACCTCAAAGAGCAATATTAAAGTGGCTAGGTATTGAGTTATGGATTAATCTACTTCAAATTGAAGAAGTGGGATAAATCCACTAACCATCTATTTTCCAATTTCAAaatccaattaaattaaattaaactaaattttatttcaaaaattgaatttcttaatttgaaattgatttattttaaataattaattaaacaaatttaactaattaaataataatataatatcaaatattaaattaaacaccTAGTTCgaacatgaatccttattcatataattaatattgaaatcaatatttaaatattttaaactctccaaaaaaatgtttaattgaTACAAGATTTCACTTTATCAGAGATTGCATTTAAAGAAAGGAGGTTCAAGTTGAATATGTGaagattgaaaatcaaattgtaaatattttctcaAAACCACTCAAAGTTAATGTATTTAACAAGTTCATAACTTTGCTTGGAGTCTTTAGAAAACATGTTTAAGGGAGAATGctgtaaattaaatatgttttaattagaTTAGTTATAGCTGATTGAATGTATGATAGTTGGCAAGACTAAACAATGAGAGTCAATTAATGTAAGAGTTTTATGAATTTAAGTATGAGAGTTATGGACTCGTGAAAATCCTATAAATAGGATTGTTTTGTATTGTAAAGCATCCAAGTGTATAGAGAAGAATACACAAGGAGCCAAGTTTGAAGAGTCTTCCAAATAAAAGTGAAATTGTTTTCTCTCAAATATTCGTTTGTTAGTTACTTATTTGTGAGTGTCCATCATACGCTtccaataaaaatgaaattattctctcaaatattcTTTTGTTAATTACTTATTTGTGAGCGTCCATCACACGTGGCTACttgttagtttaaaatattttatgagcTTAAATGGTTTATTTATAATCGAGCATAAGGAGTAATTCGAAGCGTTTGGAGCAAATGGGGATCAAAATGGAACTTTTTGGagcaaattagaaaaaaatcgAAGTGTTAGTTTAAGATATTTTATGAGCTTAAATGGTTTATTCTCTCTTTCATTATAGATCAGTTGTGGAGAGTTCATAGGCATTTGCATGGTTTTGCAttgtaattaaatattttggCATCGAGGATCAAGATTTTATGTCTGGCTAGTCACGAAACGTAAATTTAGAAGTTGGTTGGGCAAACACTTATGgttattttgagattttgaatGTAATGTTATGGGTTAGCCTTGATTAGCTTGTAAGTTCATCTTAACTATGCATATGTTGAAGATTCGTAATTGTCATTAAATCCAGGCTTAATTTGAAGAGCAATAAGCCGAGATATTATTATGGCAGAATCTTAAGCTTTTTCCATGTTCATATCATATTGCACCTAACATAGTAATAGGAAGGCGATAAAATTGAACTCGGCTACTTCAATTAATCATCCCAATCAATCCCTAGCGGTTAGCTATTGAGTATGGAATGTAAGAGTGTacatggattgggttgggttgttgggttataacttattcttttatttttaatgaaaaatatgtaaatttatatacaacacatgactaataactaatatctcataaaattaagatgctaaatatcaaatatctatgatatttattgtaaactttaaacaaagacaaatatcataacaattttaaaagaaaaatattaaaaattcaaaaattaatcgatacaacaaaattaaactttaaacgaggaatatatatatataattcgggttgggttgggtcaacccaaatttgtttttagccaacccacaacccaacccaataaaaatagaaaaattcaacccaactcaaagaataaaactaacccaacccaatcttTACATTTTGGATTAGTAGTCTGGTTTGTTTAGGTTGTCGGGTTATTTAAACACCCTAATGGAATGTCTCATAATcattatttagttaatttaagAATCAATTCACCGTAAAAAATTAGTTATCCTTATAGGTAGTCTGACCAACTTTTCCAGATCAGTCGATTGGGCTATGAATTAAGtaactttgtttttgttttaaatcatgAACAAAACCACTAAGTTGCTGAACAAGTTGATCAACTGTAATTGCAAATTCTGACATCAATTGTAATTGAAAATTAACATATATGAGCCGATGGTTCAACACCAAATACATTTTAGGTTGAATGGCAAATTTAGTCTCTTTAATTTGGAGAAAGAATTTAGTCGCGTTGAATTTAATCTTTCTAGATTGATAAAACCCTTCTAAATAGATCCCACCATAAGGATTATTTGTTAGAGTTTTTCCAAACCACGtaaactaaattcaaattataaatcacatgactaaatttaactttctccaaatcataattatcaaatttgaaatttaacctACATATTTAGCCAATATTTAGAGGTCGAATTTGAATTTCTCCTATACATCATTATTCTTTTTTCCTCTTGTCTGTAGATCATAATTAACGCTTTGTACAACATGTAGAACTCCTGGTTGTGCTGCCAAAGTCCCGAAATATAAAAAGTGAGGGAATATCTAATCATATTCTAAgttgttaataataataataaaaagaagaagaataaatttaaaaatcataatgttAAAAGTGATAGTTACCCAAAATCTTCTCGACTTGATCAGGAGTCAGGTTAGCAGCAAAGCCAGTCGTAGAACTCGTGAAACTATACACAAGAGCTTTCTTAGCAGCTTCTTCACTGcaacaaaacaacaaaatgaCACAAAAAAATCACCCTAAATTACCACATGATCATTTCACACAAAGGAGTATTTAGAAAACCAACAATTATTCAATGACTAGATCGTTTCAATTTGGATTCTCCTAACAATTAACCACGGTAAACGGCGAAAACTAATTTGCAAAGAGCGTCTTGCACTattttgatgtatgagataaatTGTAAAAGCATACAAAATTTGTTCCTCTTGATTATTAGAAGCATCATGTAAATTTTAGAATCTACATCCAACAATGCAAACTACAAACGTGATTGTGGTGATTTCATTGGATAATTTTTAGTCCATGACATATTGTGGCGATCTCTTTGAATAATTTCTCAAGAAAAACATACCTGCCGAGAACAGAAGTTAGGATTCGGATGTAAAAGGTCTCGGGTTTCTCATTGCTAGGTTTCTCGATGGTGTAAACGATACGCAATGACGATAGTACAGCAGTTTTGGAGGTGGGTTTTTCGGATAACATCGCCGAGGTAACAAGCAAATTCAGACAAATTGTGAACAATAAAAGAAGACACAATGTAAATGAAGAGAAATTCATCTTTGTATTTGCCATTCTTTTAACTTCAATGATAAAGGAATAGAGAGAGTCACAATTTTGGACAAAAATTAAGAagtattacttttgttgttttcttttttccctaagaaagatggagatgaattATATAGAAAGGTTTTCCACTAGTTGGTTTTTTTTAGGACACAGAATTTTCCGGATTCTTGTTTTCTCAAGTAATTTTAAGTAATTTCATGAgttgtttgtttgcataatttAGGGTTGGTTTTTCTAAAAATAGAAAGTTTGAAAATGACTTGTACAGAAGagtatttcaaaattttgaaggtGTGTTTTTTTAGCATATTTATAAAACAAACCGTTATTGTTAGTTATTTCCACTTTTAATTGTTCCAATAATAGAAAAAATGCATTAGTATATTTCTAAATCTAGCTAAATTTGCAAGTATGGCAACAAATTTAAGTaccatttatgtttttttttattattccaattttAGTTTCATTGGTGTGTCAATAGTATAtctgatatactttatatttcatataccagtcaattgatatataaaataaaaagtatatagTTATAAATAAAGTACAGTGAGTTTGATAAAGGGCTAAGATGGGATGATTTCTATACATGGTGGTCACCTACTTAGAATTTAATATCCTGCGAGCTTTCTTGACACCCAGATATTGTAGTGTCAGGTGGGTTGTCTCGTAAGATTAGTCAAGGTGAGCAAAGTGTCACATCCCACGAAAATGGTCCTTCAAATTGCATCGATACACGACCCAAAACTCCTTTACCACAGACAATAAGGAGTCATGACCCATCGGAGGACATCCCCAAGTCACCACACAAAGCCAATTCATGTGTCCCTGTCCCAAGCGCAAGCCCATCATGGATTCCCAAGACGCCTACATGCTCAGAAACAGGCACACGACCAGACGGACGCCTCAGTACCAGCACCTCTCATGCATGCCCCAGACATGTCTGGAAGGTTCCAGACAACGCCACAGTGTTCTAGAAAAGGCTAGACAGCCCCACATGCCTCTAGAAGCCTCTAGAAGGCCCGAAACAGTGCCAGAACAGCCTAGATGTTTTAAGAAGGCCCTAGATTGTGCTAGAGTATGTAAAAAGTCTACATCAACCCACATGTACATACTTTAGAATGCTCTCTAAGGGTCTAGAATAGCCTAGAAGTATCTAAAAAGTTCATGTATGTACTTAGTAGTAGTGTCTAAAAGGGCCTAGCATAGCCTAAGAGACATTAAGAAGTCTCTAGGAGAGTCATAACCGACCCTCCTAGGTCAGTTCTAAGGCCCCTAGGTCAGTGGGGCTTGCTTATAAATAGCCCAGTGGGGATCATTTGTAAAGCGCAACCCTTGGACATAAGCAATAAAGCTCTCATTCACTCAAACTCCTACTCTCAGTTGCCTACTCGTTCTCAAACCTCCCAACGAGCTCTCTAGTGCCTTTGATAGGCCAAAGCTCCTTATACGGCTTACTCGATGATTCTTTGATAGTGAGACAGCCCAAGTGTTGCACGTTCAGTTAGCTCCAACTCTAACCGCGTGACAGGTGGTATCAGATCAACGATCGTTGTACCTAAGTATCCCAGGTATCCTTGCACTCTTGCCAAACATATGGCATCTGAGGAAGGACATCACTCCCCAACCGAGCAGCAGTGGAAGGGCCAATCACCCAAGGAAGGAGTGAGCAATGCACCACATCCAAGCGCTCAAAGTCTAAAGGCCCAACAACGAGGGATCATATTGACACTTGCCTTGCCAACGTTGAGCATGAGCTAGAAGATTGTGAAGCTCATGGTTGGTTGGTTGTGCTGAGCTGCTCCAAGTAAACATCGGGATAACCCTAGTAGCCAAGGAAATGATTGAGACCCTTGAACAAGAATTCAGATCGGAGGTAAGTTCACTTTCACTGAAATAGCTAATCTACGTAAGTTCAAGGAAGAGGAGATCCACAGGCTTCGTAAAGAAATCAATGACGTTTGAGCAGAATGTCGTGCTCATTGTAGCACTAGCACTCCCACCTCTACTAGTGCTCCCTCTACTGCGTACTCTACCTCAGCCATTAAAATTCCAACTAGTGCTCCCTCTACTGCGTACTCTTCCTTAGCCATTAAAGTTCCAAAGCCAGATATGTATGATGGCATAAGGAATACAACGATGGTAGAAAAATTCCTATTTGGCCTAGAACGATATTTTGAAGGCTTAGGAGTATTCAATGAAGATGCTCGCATAAACCATGCCCCAACATACTTAAGAGATGCGGTCCAACTATGGTGGCAAAGAAAACACGCTAAGTGGGAACGTGATCTTTGTCGCATCAACACTTGGGAGCAATTTAAGGTCGAGCTCCAAAAGCACTTTGTCCCGCATAATACCGAGATGGAGACTTAAGGGAAACTCAAACAGTTGAGACAAATTGAGACCATCCCCGAGTACATCAAGGAGTTCACAACACTCATTCTAAAGATGGATGATCTATTGAACAAGGATGCCCTTTTCTACTTTAAGGATGGACTTAAGGATTGGGCGAAGATAGAGCTCGATAGGCGTAATGTCATGACATTGGACGATGTCATTGTTATTGTTGAGTTACTCACGGATTACTCCACCCAAAAAGGGAAGAAGTCCACCCCTTGGAATCAAGAACAAGGGAACCCGATCAAAAGAAAGATCTTGCCAAAGAGAACTCAAGAACCTCGAATGGAAAAAACGAGAGAGGTTTTACCACATGTGAAAATCTCTCAAGACCACACATCCTAAGACATGGTTTATTTGTGACGGACCACACTGGAAGAGGGACTGTCCAAGCAAAAAGGCTCTAAGTTCTCTTGTGGCACAACAACGAGATGAAGAGGAGAAAGTTGAAGAGTCCAAAGCATATATAGGCTCGCTGCAACAAATAACGACCATCTTTGATGCCCAACCTACCGAGAAGAACAAAGGCAAGGGTCTCCTCTATGCGAACGCCATAATCAATGGGAAAGAGGCAACCGTGATGTTAGAGTCGGGAGCTACGCACAACTTTACGGATGTGTAGGAAGCTCAAAGGTGTTTACTCTCACAAAGAGCTAATATTATGTCCTTAATTCCGCCATATTGAATAATTCTTATGTTTAAATTGTCTAATTTGTAGGTAAATCGATCTCGAGGAGAAAATATGTCATTTGGATGAAAATCCAgcaaaaaagaagcaaaaatggGAGTTGGATGCATCATGTTGAAGGAAGACAACAAAATTACCAAACTGCCCTtaagggcagcgttgcaaccctCCCTTGATACTGCCTCAATGTTGGAATTCACATATTGCCCATGTTCAGAGCGTCGCAACACTCATGGCATGAAGGACCTCAATGTTGCCTCAACGCTAGAAGGCAGTAGCGGCTGAACAGAGTAGCCTTGCAACGCTACCCAACAACGTTACAATACTACGAACTTTGATGGAAATTCTTGCTCCGCGTGCGCACAACTGAGCGTTGTAACGCGACGTTGCAACCTGGTTATAAAAACATCTTTTACATTCCAACAAAAGGAAGAACGAATTGGAGTCATATTGAGGACGATTTTTTTAGGAGtgattttcactattttttttttcatccttCAATTCCTTTCATTATTACTTTCAATTTCTCAATTATTATTGTTGATTTGAAAAAGATGCAAGGCTAGGTAATACTTTCTTATTAGGTTTAGTAGTTTTGTTCAATTTCTTGAggatgtttaattaattgtgttGAATCCTATGAACGCTTGAGTTTgatttaagtttatttttaatagaatttgatAGAACTGATCTGACAACTCATTTTTATTGGATTCTTTTATGTAATTTCTATATGGCGGCTTTTCATAATTGTAGATTAGGTTGCATGAATTAGGAATTCTTGTGTCAGCTAAGACTTTTTCTAAACTCACACTTGTTTGCCCTAATTTAATCTCACTCAATGAATCATGTTATGAGTCTAGGATTTTCCAACTTGTAGGATGTCACAACGCATGAACCCTAGTCTTAATGCGAATTAGTTTTTGCTTGGATTTTGCTGAgaaggaaaatttaaaaattaatttaagatcaatttaattaatctcACAATTGGCTAATTGAGCTATTAGTTTTCACTAATAAGTTGTGGAGTTCATGGGATTGACATTGTTTCTTAACATCTAATgattgaaattgaacataacGAACTATTTCCAAGAGCCTTTTATCCATTCATTTCAACTCAATTGCACGCTTTGATTTCATTGGAACTTTAATTCATTGAATGTTTACTTTTAATTCAATTCATtacaaaccaaaccaaaccccCTGTTGCATGGAATTCTTTTAGTGTCCTAGCTATTTCATTGTTTCCTTGTGGATTCGACCCCATACTTACTGCTTGTACTACTCTTTTAGTATAAGTTTTAGACTTGGTGaacatatttcatttttttagtcaGAAGATCGTAGGCGACGAAGAATCTATAAAACCTGACTGCGAACAAATTGGTGTGTTGGAGTgttgagctttttttttttttctttttgcgcAAATTACTTGAGAGGAGAGGTGAATCCAAAGGGAATGGAGAAGAAAGACACCggaagaagatcatcaagttgCTGACGATCCaatagaagaaatgaaagaaattatCATGGGTGAAGAGGCTAAGGAAAACACTCTTAGAAAGTTAGCTAAACCAGACATGGATCAACAACCCCTATGCATTGTTTTTCCTCCAACCACTGTGT
This region includes:
- the LOC120085074 gene encoding subtilisin-like protease SBT3.6 isoform X2, with the protein product MSGQSTAVHIVYTERPHNEEPEAYHIRTLASVLGSEEAAKKALVYSFTSSTTGFAANLTPDQVEKILAQPGVLHVVQSVNYDLQTRGKKNNDV